From Ictidomys tridecemlineatus isolate mIctTri1 chromosome 2, mIctTri1.hap1, whole genome shotgun sequence, the proteins below share one genomic window:
- the Adgrl1 gene encoding adhesion G protein-coupled receptor L1 isoform X2, with protein sequence MARLAAVLWSLCVTAVLVTSATQGLSRAGLPFGLMRRELACEGYPIELRCPGSDVIMVENANYGRTDDKICDADPFQMENVQCYLPDAFKIMSQRCNNRTQCVVVAGSDAFPDPCPGTYKYLEVQYDCVPYIFVCPGTLQKVLEPTSTHESEHQSGAWCKDPLQAGDRIYVMPWIPYRTDTLTEYASWEDYVAARHTTTYRLPNRVDGTGFVVYDGAVFYNKERTRNIVKYDLRTRIKSGETVINTANYHDTSPYRWGGKTDIDLAVDENGLWVIYATEGNNGRMVVSQLNPYTLRFEGTWETGYDKRSASNAFMVCGVLYVLRSVYVDDDSEAAGNRVDYAFNTNANREEPVSLAFPNPYQFVSSVDYNPRDNQLYVWNNYFVVRYSLEFGPPDPSAGPATSPPLSTTTAARPTPLTSTASPAATTPLRRAPLTTHPVGAINQLGPDLPPATAPAPSTRRPPAPNLHVSPELFCEPREVRRVQWPATQQGMLVERPCPKGTRGIASFQCLPALGLWNPRGPDLSNCTSPWVNQVAQKIKSGENAANIASELARHTRGSIYAGDVSSSVKLMEQLLDILDAQLQALRPIERESAGKNYNKMHKRERTCKDYIKAVVETVDNLLRPEALESWKDMNATEQVHTATMLLDVLEEGAFLLADNVREPARFLAAKQNVVLEVTVLNTEGQVQELVFPQEYPSENSIQLSANTIKQNSRNGVVKVVFILYNNLGLFLSTENATVKLAGEAGTGGPGGASLVVNSQVIAASINKESSRVFLMDPVIFTVAHLEAKNHFNANCSFWNYSERSMLGYWSTQGCRLVESNKTHTTCACSHLTNFAVLMAHREIYQGRINELLLSVITWVGIVISLVCLAICISTFCFLRGLQTDRNTIHKNLCINLFLAELLFLVGIDKTQYEIACPIFAGLLHYFFLAAFSWLCLEGVHLYLLLVEVFESEYSRTKYYYLGGYCFPALVVGIAAAIDYRSYGTEKACWLRVDNYFIWSFIGPVSFVIVVNLVFLMVTLHKMIRSSSVLKPDSSRLDNIKSWALGAIALLFLLGLTWAFGLLFINKESVVMAYLFTTFNAFQGVFIFVFHCALQKKVHKEYSKCLRHSYCCIRSPPGGTHGSLKTSAMRSNTRYYTGTQSRIRRMWNDTVRKQTESSFMAGDINSTPTLNRGTMGNHLLTNPVLQPRGGTSPYNTLIAESVGFNPSSPPVFNSPGSYREPKHPLGGREACGMDTLPLNGNFNNSYSLRSGDFPPGDGGPEPPRGRNLADAAAFEKMIISELVHNNLRGSSSGAKGPPPPEPPVPPVPGGGGEEEAGGPGGADRAEIELLYKALEEPLLLPRAQSVLYQSDLDESESCTAEDGATSRPLSSPPGRDSLYASGANLRDSPSYPDSSPEGPSEALPPPPPAPPGPPEIYYTSRPPALVARNPLQGYYQVRRPSHEGYLAAPGLEGPGPDGDGQMQLVTSL encoded by the exons GTGCAACAACCGCACCCAGTGTGTGGTGGTCGCTGGTTCCGACGCCTTTCCTGACCCCTGTCCTGGGACCTACAAGTACCTGGAGGTGCAGTACGACTGTGTGCCCTACA TCTTCGTGTGCCCAGGGACGCTGCAGAAGGTGCTGGAGCCCACCTCTACACACGAGTCGGAGCACCAATCAGGCGCATGGTGCAAGGACCCTCTGCAGGCTGGTGACCGCATCTATGTCATGCCCTGGATTCCCTACCGCACGGACACACTGACCGAGTACGCCTCGTGGGAGGACTATGTGGCCGCGCGCCACACCACCACCTACCGGCTGCCCAACCGAGTGGATGGCACGGGCTTCGTGGTCTACGACGGCGCCGTCTTCTACAACAAGGAGCGCACGCGCAACATCGTCAAGTACGACCTGCGGACGCGCATCAAGAGCGGGGAGACGGTCATCAACACTGCCAACTACCACGACACCTCGCCCTACCGCTGGGGCGGCAAGACGGACATCGACCTGGCTGTGGACGAGAACGGGCTGTGGGTCATCTACGCCACCGAGGGCAACAACGGGCGGATGGTGGTGAGCCAGCTCAACCCCTACACGCTGCGCTTCGAGGGCACGTGGGAGACGGGCTATGACAAGCGCTCGGCGTCCAACGCCTTCATGGTGTGCGGTGTGCTCTACGTGCTGCGCTCCGTGTATGTGGACGACGACAGTGAGGCGGCCGGCAACCGCGTGGACTACGCCTTCAACACCAACGCCAACCGCGAGGAGCCCGTCAGCCTCGCCTTCCCCAACCCCTACCAGTTCGTCTCCTCTGTTGACTACAACCCTCGGGACAACCAGCTCTACGTCTGGAACAACTATTTTGTGGTGCGCTACAGCCTGGAGTTTGGGCCACCGGACcccagtgctg GCCCAGCCACTTCCCCGCCCCTCAGCACCACCACCGCAGCTCGGCCCACGCCCCTCACCAGCACGGCCTCACCCGCGGCCACCACCCCGCTCCGCCGGGCTCCCCTCACCACACACCCGGTGGGCGCCATTAACCAGCTGGGACCagacctgcctccagccacagcccccGCCCCCAGTACCCGGCGACCCCCGGCACCCAATCTGCACGTGTCCCCTGAGCTCTTCTGCGAACCCCGAGAGGTACGGCGGGTCCAGTGGCCGGCTACCCAGCAGGGCATGCTGGTGGAGAGGCCTTGCCCCAAGGGGACTCGAG GAATTGCCTCCTTCCAGTGTCTGCCAGCCCTGGGGCTCTGGAACCCCCGGGGCCCTGACCTCAGCAACTGCACCTCCCCCTGGGTCAACCAGGTGGCCCAGAAG ATTAAGAGCGGAGAAAATGCAGCCAACATAGCCAGCGAGCTGGCCCGCCACACCCGGGGCTCCATCTATGCCGGGGACgtctcctcctctgtgaagcTGATGGAGCAGCTGCTCGACATCCTGGATGCCCAGCTGCAGGCCCTGCGGCCCATCGAGCGCGAGTCAGCGGGCAAGAACTATAACAAG ATGCACAAGAGAGAAAGAACCTGCAAGGACTACATCAAG GCTGTGGTGGAGACAGTGGACAACTTGCTCCGGCCAGAGGCACTCGAGTCCTGGAAGGATATGAACGCCACGGAGCAGGTCCACACGGCCACCATGCTCCTGGACGTCCTGGAGGAGGGCGCCTTCCTGCTCGCGGACAACGTCAGGGAGCCTGCCCGCTTCCTGGCTGCCAAGCAGAATGTGG TCCTGGAGGTCACTGTCCTGAACACAGAAGGCCAAGTACAGGAGCTGGTGTTCCCCCAGGAGTACCCCAGCGAGAACTCCATCCAGCTGTCAGCCAACACCATCAAGCAGAACAGCCGCAATG GGGTGGTCAAAGTTGTCTTCATCCTCTACAACAACCTGGGCCTCTTCCTGTCCACGGAGAATGCCACGGTGAAGCTGGCGGGCGAAGCCGGCACAGGTGGCCCTGGGGGCGCCTCCCTGGTGGTGAACTCCCAGGTCATCGCGGCCTCCATCAACAAGGAATCCAGCCGCGTCTTCCTCATGGACCCTGTCATCTTCACCGTTGCCCACCTGGAG GCCAAGAACCACTTCAACGCTAACTGCTCCTTCTGGAACTACTCGGAGCGGTCCATGCTGGGCTACTGGTCGACCCAGGGCTGCCGCCTGGTGGAGTCCAACAAGACCCACACCACGTGTGCCTGCAGCCACCTCACCAACTTCGCTGTGCTCATGGCTCACCGAGAGATC TACCAGGGCCGCATCAACGAGCTGCTGCTGTCGGTCATCACTTGGGTGGGCATCGTGATCTCCCTGGTCTGCCTGGCCATCTGCATATCCACCTTCTGCTTCCTGCGGGGCCTGCAGACAGACCGCAACACCATCCACAAGAACCTGTGCATCAACCTGTTCCTGGCCGAGCTGCTCTTCCTGGTTGGGATAGACAAGACTCAGTATGAG ATCGCCTGCCCCATCTTCGCCGGCCTGCTGCACTACTTCTTCCTGGCCGCCTTCTCCTGGCTGTGCCTGGAGGGCGTGCACCTCTACCTGCTGCTGGTGGAGGTGTTTGAGAGCGAGTATTCCCGCACCAAGTACTACTACCTGGGGGGCTACTGCTTCCCAGCCCTGGTGGTGGGCATCGCCGCGGCCATTGACTACCGCAGCTATGGCACCGAGAAGGC CTGCTGGCTGCGAGTGGACAATTATTTCATCTGGAGCTTCATTGGACCCGTCTCCTTTGTCATCGTG GTGAACCTGGTGTTCCTCATGGTGACCCTGCACAAGATGATTCGAAGCTCATCTGTGCTCAAGCCTGACTCCAGTCGCCTGGACAACATTAA ATCCTGGGCCCTGGGGGCCATTGCGCTGCTCTTCCTGTTGGGTCTTACCTGGGCTTTTGGCCTCCTCTTCATCAACAAGGAGTCAGTGGTCATGGCCTATCTCTTTACTACCTTCAACGCCTTCCAGGGGGTCTTCATCTTCGTCTTTCACTGCGCCTTACAGAAAAAG GTGCACAAGGAGTACAGCAAGTGCCTGCGTCACTCCTACTGCTGCATCCGTTCCCCACCAGGGGGTACTCACGGCTCCCTTAAGACCTCAGCCATGCGAAGCAACACCCGCTACTACACAGGGACCCAG AGCCGAATTCGGAGGATGTGGAATGACACCGTGAGAAAACAGACGGAGTCCTCCTTCATGGCAGGCGACATCAATAGCACCCCCACCCTCAACCGAG GTACCATGGGGAACCACCTACTGACCAACCCTGTGCTGCAGCCACGTGGGGGCACCAGCCCCTACAACACCCTCATCGCCGAGTCAGTGGGCTTCAATCCCTCGTCGCCCCCTGTCTTCAACTCCCCAG GGAGCTACCGGGAACCTA AGCACCCCCTGGGAGGCCGGGAAGCCTGCGGCATGGACACCCTGCCCCTTAATGGCAATTTCAACAACAGTTACTCCTTGCGAAGTGGGGATTTCCCTCCAGGGGACGGGGGCCCAGAGCCACCCCGAGGCCGGAACCTGGCCGATGCTGCCGCTTTTGAGAAGATGATCATCTCGGAGCTGGTGCACAACAACCTGCGAGGCAGCAGCAGCGGGGCCAAGGGCCCTCCGCCCCCCGAGCCCCCTGTGCCACCTGTACCAGGGGGTGGTGGCGAGGAGGAGGCCGGTGGGCCCGGGGGTGCTGACCGGGCGGAGATCGAACTTCTCTATAAGGCCCTCGAGGAGCCACTGCTGCTGCCCCGGGCCCAGTCGGTGCTGTACCAGAGTGACCTGGATGAGTCAGAGAGCTGCACAGCGGAGGATGGCGCCACCAGCcggcccctctcctcccctccggGCCGGGACTCCCTCTATGCCAGCGGGGCCAACCTGCGGGACTCGCCCTCCTACCCGGACAGCAGCCCCGAGGGGCCCAGTGaggccctgcccccacccccacccgcacCTCCTGGCCCCCCTGAAATCTACTACACCTCGCGCCCACCGGCCCTGGTGGCCCGGAACCCCCTGCAGGGCTACTACCAGGTGCGGAGGCCTAGCCACGAGGGCTACCTGGCAGCCCCAGGCCTCGAGGGGCCAGGGCCTGATGGGGATGGGCAGATGCAGCTGGTCACTAGTCTCTGA
- the Adgrl1 gene encoding adhesion G protein-coupled receptor L1 isoform X9, whose amino-acid sequence MPWIPYRTDTLTEYASWEDYVAARHTTTYRLPNRVDGTGFVVYDGAVFYNKERTRNIVKYDLRTRIKSGETVINTANYHDTSPYRWGGKTDIDLAVDENGLWVIYATEGNNGRMVVSQLNPYTLRFEGTWETGYDKRSASNAFMVCGVLYVLRSVYVDDDSEAAGNRVDYAFNTNANREEPVSLAFPNPYQFVSSVDYNPRDNQLYVWNNYFVVRYSLEFGPPDPSAGPATSPPLSTTTAARPTPLTSTASPAATTPLRRAPLTTHPVGAINQLGPDLPPATAPAPSTRRPPAPNLHVSPELFCEPREVRRVQWPATQQGMLVERPCPKGTRGIASFQCLPALGLWNPRGPDLSNCTSPWVNQVAQKIKSGENAANIASELARHTRGSIYAGDVSSSVKLMEQLLDILDAQLQALRPIERESAGKNYNKMHKRERTCKDYIKAVVETVDNLLRPEALESWKDMNATEQVHTATMLLDVLEEGAFLLADNVREPARFLAAKQNVVLEVTVLNTEGQVQELVFPQEYPSENSIQLSANTIKQNSRNGVVKVVFILYNNLGLFLSTENATVKLAGEAGTGGPGGASLVVNSQVIAASINKESSRVFLMDPVIFTVAHLEAKNHFNANCSFWNYSERSMLGYWSTQGCRLVESNKTHTTCACSHLTNFAVLMAHREIYQGRINELLLSVITWVGIVISLVCLAICISTFCFLRGLQTDRNTIHKNLCINLFLAELLFLVGIDKTQYEIACPIFAGLLHYFFLAAFSWLCLEGVHLYLLLVEVFESEYSRTKYYYLGGYCFPALVVGIAAAIDYRSYGTEKACWLRVDNYFIWSFIGPVSFVIVVNLVFLMVTLHKMIRSSSVLKPDSSRLDNIKSWALGAIALLFLLGLTWAFGLLFINKESVVMAYLFTTFNAFQGVFIFVFHCALQKKVHKEYSKCLRHSYCCIRSPPGGTHGSLKTSAMRSNTRYYTGTQSRIRRMWNDTVRKQTESSFMAGDINSTPTLNRGTMGNHLLTNPVLQPRGGTSPYNTLIAESVGFNPSSPPVFNSPGSYREPKHPLGGREACGMDTLPLNGNFNNSYSLRSGDFPPGDGGPEPPRGRNLADAAAFEKMIISELVHNNLRGSSSGAKGPPPPEPPVPPVPGGGGEEEAGGPGGADRAEIELLYKALEEPLLLPRAQSVLYQSDLDESESCTAEDGATSRPLSSPPGRDSLYASGANLRDSPSYPDSSPEGPSEALPPPPPAPPGPPEIYYTSRPPALVARNPLQGYYQVRRPSHEGYLAAPGLEGPGPDGDGQMQLVTSL is encoded by the exons ATGCCCTGGATTCCCTACCGCACGGACACACTGACCGAGTACGCCTCGTGGGAGGACTATGTGGCCGCGCGCCACACCACCACCTACCGGCTGCCCAACCGAGTGGATGGCACGGGCTTCGTGGTCTACGACGGCGCCGTCTTCTACAACAAGGAGCGCACGCGCAACATCGTCAAGTACGACCTGCGGACGCGCATCAAGAGCGGGGAGACGGTCATCAACACTGCCAACTACCACGACACCTCGCCCTACCGCTGGGGCGGCAAGACGGACATCGACCTGGCTGTGGACGAGAACGGGCTGTGGGTCATCTACGCCACCGAGGGCAACAACGGGCGGATGGTGGTGAGCCAGCTCAACCCCTACACGCTGCGCTTCGAGGGCACGTGGGAGACGGGCTATGACAAGCGCTCGGCGTCCAACGCCTTCATGGTGTGCGGTGTGCTCTACGTGCTGCGCTCCGTGTATGTGGACGACGACAGTGAGGCGGCCGGCAACCGCGTGGACTACGCCTTCAACACCAACGCCAACCGCGAGGAGCCCGTCAGCCTCGCCTTCCCCAACCCCTACCAGTTCGTCTCCTCTGTTGACTACAACCCTCGGGACAACCAGCTCTACGTCTGGAACAACTATTTTGTGGTGCGCTACAGCCTGGAGTTTGGGCCACCGGACcccagtgctg GCCCAGCCACTTCCCCGCCCCTCAGCACCACCACCGCAGCTCGGCCCACGCCCCTCACCAGCACGGCCTCACCCGCGGCCACCACCCCGCTCCGCCGGGCTCCCCTCACCACACACCCGGTGGGCGCCATTAACCAGCTGGGACCagacctgcctccagccacagcccccGCCCCCAGTACCCGGCGACCCCCGGCACCCAATCTGCACGTGTCCCCTGAGCTCTTCTGCGAACCCCGAGAGGTACGGCGGGTCCAGTGGCCGGCTACCCAGCAGGGCATGCTGGTGGAGAGGCCTTGCCCCAAGGGGACTCGAG GAATTGCCTCCTTCCAGTGTCTGCCAGCCCTGGGGCTCTGGAACCCCCGGGGCCCTGACCTCAGCAACTGCACCTCCCCCTGGGTCAACCAGGTGGCCCAGAAG ATTAAGAGCGGAGAAAATGCAGCCAACATAGCCAGCGAGCTGGCCCGCCACACCCGGGGCTCCATCTATGCCGGGGACgtctcctcctctgtgaagcTGATGGAGCAGCTGCTCGACATCCTGGATGCCCAGCTGCAGGCCCTGCGGCCCATCGAGCGCGAGTCAGCGGGCAAGAACTATAACAAG ATGCACAAGAGAGAAAGAACCTGCAAGGACTACATCAAG GCTGTGGTGGAGACAGTGGACAACTTGCTCCGGCCAGAGGCACTCGAGTCCTGGAAGGATATGAACGCCACGGAGCAGGTCCACACGGCCACCATGCTCCTGGACGTCCTGGAGGAGGGCGCCTTCCTGCTCGCGGACAACGTCAGGGAGCCTGCCCGCTTCCTGGCTGCCAAGCAGAATGTGG TCCTGGAGGTCACTGTCCTGAACACAGAAGGCCAAGTACAGGAGCTGGTGTTCCCCCAGGAGTACCCCAGCGAGAACTCCATCCAGCTGTCAGCCAACACCATCAAGCAGAACAGCCGCAATG GGGTGGTCAAAGTTGTCTTCATCCTCTACAACAACCTGGGCCTCTTCCTGTCCACGGAGAATGCCACGGTGAAGCTGGCGGGCGAAGCCGGCACAGGTGGCCCTGGGGGCGCCTCCCTGGTGGTGAACTCCCAGGTCATCGCGGCCTCCATCAACAAGGAATCCAGCCGCGTCTTCCTCATGGACCCTGTCATCTTCACCGTTGCCCACCTGGAG GCCAAGAACCACTTCAACGCTAACTGCTCCTTCTGGAACTACTCGGAGCGGTCCATGCTGGGCTACTGGTCGACCCAGGGCTGCCGCCTGGTGGAGTCCAACAAGACCCACACCACGTGTGCCTGCAGCCACCTCACCAACTTCGCTGTGCTCATGGCTCACCGAGAGATC TACCAGGGCCGCATCAACGAGCTGCTGCTGTCGGTCATCACTTGGGTGGGCATCGTGATCTCCCTGGTCTGCCTGGCCATCTGCATATCCACCTTCTGCTTCCTGCGGGGCCTGCAGACAGACCGCAACACCATCCACAAGAACCTGTGCATCAACCTGTTCCTGGCCGAGCTGCTCTTCCTGGTTGGGATAGACAAGACTCAGTATGAG ATCGCCTGCCCCATCTTCGCCGGCCTGCTGCACTACTTCTTCCTGGCCGCCTTCTCCTGGCTGTGCCTGGAGGGCGTGCACCTCTACCTGCTGCTGGTGGAGGTGTTTGAGAGCGAGTATTCCCGCACCAAGTACTACTACCTGGGGGGCTACTGCTTCCCAGCCCTGGTGGTGGGCATCGCCGCGGCCATTGACTACCGCAGCTATGGCACCGAGAAGGC CTGCTGGCTGCGAGTGGACAATTATTTCATCTGGAGCTTCATTGGACCCGTCTCCTTTGTCATCGTG GTGAACCTGGTGTTCCTCATGGTGACCCTGCACAAGATGATTCGAAGCTCATCTGTGCTCAAGCCTGACTCCAGTCGCCTGGACAACATTAA ATCCTGGGCCCTGGGGGCCATTGCGCTGCTCTTCCTGTTGGGTCTTACCTGGGCTTTTGGCCTCCTCTTCATCAACAAGGAGTCAGTGGTCATGGCCTATCTCTTTACTACCTTCAACGCCTTCCAGGGGGTCTTCATCTTCGTCTTTCACTGCGCCTTACAGAAAAAG GTGCACAAGGAGTACAGCAAGTGCCTGCGTCACTCCTACTGCTGCATCCGTTCCCCACCAGGGGGTACTCACGGCTCCCTTAAGACCTCAGCCATGCGAAGCAACACCCGCTACTACACAGGGACCCAG AGCCGAATTCGGAGGATGTGGAATGACACCGTGAGAAAACAGACGGAGTCCTCCTTCATGGCAGGCGACATCAATAGCACCCCCACCCTCAACCGAG GTACCATGGGGAACCACCTACTGACCAACCCTGTGCTGCAGCCACGTGGGGGCACCAGCCCCTACAACACCCTCATCGCCGAGTCAGTGGGCTTCAATCCCTCGTCGCCCCCTGTCTTCAACTCCCCAG GGAGCTACCGGGAACCTA AGCACCCCCTGGGAGGCCGGGAAGCCTGCGGCATGGACACCCTGCCCCTTAATGGCAATTTCAACAACAGTTACTCCTTGCGAAGTGGGGATTTCCCTCCAGGGGACGGGGGCCCAGAGCCACCCCGAGGCCGGAACCTGGCCGATGCTGCCGCTTTTGAGAAGATGATCATCTCGGAGCTGGTGCACAACAACCTGCGAGGCAGCAGCAGCGGGGCCAAGGGCCCTCCGCCCCCCGAGCCCCCTGTGCCACCTGTACCAGGGGGTGGTGGCGAGGAGGAGGCCGGTGGGCCCGGGGGTGCTGACCGGGCGGAGATCGAACTTCTCTATAAGGCCCTCGAGGAGCCACTGCTGCTGCCCCGGGCCCAGTCGGTGCTGTACCAGAGTGACCTGGATGAGTCAGAGAGCTGCACAGCGGAGGATGGCGCCACCAGCcggcccctctcctcccctccggGCCGGGACTCCCTCTATGCCAGCGGGGCCAACCTGCGGGACTCGCCCTCCTACCCGGACAGCAGCCCCGAGGGGCCCAGTGaggccctgcccccacccccacccgcacCTCCTGGCCCCCCTGAAATCTACTACACCTCGCGCCCACCGGCCCTGGTGGCCCGGAACCCCCTGCAGGGCTACTACCAGGTGCGGAGGCCTAGCCACGAGGGCTACCTGGCAGCCCCAGGCCTCGAGGGGCCAGGGCCTGATGGGGATGGGCAGATGCAGCTGGTCACTAGTCTCTGA